A single Pseudodesulfovibrio aespoeensis Aspo-2 DNA region contains:
- the hmcF gene encoding sulfate respiration complex iron-sulfur protein HmcF, which translates to MPEGKLCNRKPINTEEYLQQVLSDTGGKAYYKEMEELDVDVEKLQASLKATLKSRFKTWLEMCAHCGLCADACFLYEVNDRDPKQVPAYKIQSTLGEIVKKNGKVTNEFLRHCMDVAWSQCTCCNRCGHYCPHGIDMGVMFGYLRGLLYSQGFVPWELKIGAGMHRVYRAQMNVTTEDWVETCEWMAEESEEEWPGLTIPIDVEDADIMYTLNAREAKHYPEDIAEAAILFHLTGENWTMPSEGWEQTSLAMFAGDWEACTMQVQTVYDAIERLRPKRVVGTECGHAHRATVIEGPYWVGRPDGLPPRPYIHYVEWVAEVLRTGRLKIDPAKKLKKPVTLQDSCNYVRNHGLASITREIMSYIVEPEYFREMSPNREHNYCCGGGGGFNGVGKYRPQRNVALEKKRDQILATGAELVIAPCHNCWDAIRDLEEEFEIGIKWSFLKPLLIEMAIVPDHLKPVEDDE; encoded by the coding sequence ATGCCCGAAGGAAAGCTGTGTAACAGAAAGCCGATCAACACCGAAGAGTACCTCCAGCAGGTGCTCAGCGATACCGGCGGCAAAGCATATTACAAGGAAATGGAAGAGCTCGACGTGGATGTCGAGAAGCTTCAGGCGTCCCTCAAGGCCACCCTCAAGTCCAGGTTCAAGACCTGGCTCGAGATGTGTGCCCACTGTGGGCTGTGCGCTGATGCCTGCTTCCTCTACGAAGTCAACGACCGTGATCCCAAGCAGGTTCCGGCCTACAAGATCCAGTCCACTCTGGGCGAGATCGTCAAGAAGAACGGCAAGGTCACCAACGAGTTCCTGCGCCACTGCATGGACGTGGCCTGGTCGCAGTGCACCTGCTGCAACCGCTGCGGCCACTACTGCCCGCACGGCATCGACATGGGCGTCATGTTCGGCTACCTGCGCGGTCTGCTCTACTCGCAGGGTTTCGTGCCCTGGGAGCTCAAGATCGGCGCTGGCATGCACCGTGTCTACCGCGCCCAGATGAACGTCACCACCGAGGACTGGGTCGAGACCTGCGAGTGGATGGCCGAGGAGTCCGAAGAGGAATGGCCGGGCCTGACCATCCCCATCGATGTCGAGGACGCGGACATCATGTACACCCTCAACGCCCGCGAGGCCAAGCACTACCCCGAGGACATCGCCGAGGCGGCCATCCTCTTCCACCTCACGGGCGAGAACTGGACCATGCCCAGCGAAGGCTGGGAGCAGACCTCGCTCGCCATGTTCGCCGGCGACTGGGAAGCCTGCACCATGCAGGTCCAGACCGTGTACGATGCCATTGAGCGGCTGCGGCCCAAGCGCGTGGTCGGCACCGAGTGTGGGCACGCCCACCGCGCCACGGTCATCGAAGGCCCCTACTGGGTCGGTCGGCCCGACGGCCTGCCTCCCAGGCCCTACATCCACTACGTGGAGTGGGTGGCCGAGGTGCTGCGCACCGGCCGCCTCAAGATCGATCCGGCAAAAAAGCTCAAGAAGCCCGTCACCTTGCAGGATTCCTGCAACTACGTGCGCAACCACGGACTGGCCTCCATCACCCGCGAGATCATGTCCTATATCGTGGAGCCCGAATACTTCCGCGAGATGAGCCCCAACCGCGAGCACAACTACTGCTGCGGCGGCGGCGGCGGATTCAACGGCGTGGGCAAGTACCGCCCGCAGCGCAACGTGGCCCTGGAGAAGAAGCGCGACCAGATCCTGGCCACCGGCGCGGAACTGGTCATCGCCCCCTGCCACAACTGCTGGGACGCCATCCGCGATCTCGAAGAGGAATTCGAGATTGGCATCAAGTGGTCCTTCCTCAAGCCCTTGCTGATCGAAATGGCCATCGTGCCCGATCATCTCAAGCCTGTGGAAGACGACGAATAA
- a CDS encoding macro domain-containing protein: MRHWKIGPGQLVIRQGDITTLDVDCVVNAANPQLAGGGGVDGAIHRAAGIAQLRQACQAIIDDPGQLPTGQLPVGQAVLTLGFDLPARYIIHTVGPIWRGGVHGESEQLRSSYQSSLKLAHQHALATIAFPALSCGAYGYPIPQAARIALDAIRQGLLDGLAAQVHMVLHDHAACETWLATASDIL; this comes from the coding sequence ATGCGACACTGGAAAATCGGCCCCGGACAACTCGTCATCCGCCAGGGAGACATCACCACCCTTGACGTGGATTGCGTGGTCAACGCCGCCAACCCGCAACTGGCCGGAGGCGGCGGCGTGGACGGCGCCATCCACCGCGCCGCCGGGATCGCCCAGCTCAGGCAGGCCTGCCAGGCCATCATCGACGACCCCGGCCAGCTCCCCACCGGCCAGCTCCCTGTCGGCCAGGCGGTCCTTACCCTAGGCTTTGATCTCCCGGCCCGATACATCATCCACACCGTGGGCCCCATCTGGCGGGGCGGCGTCCACGGCGAGTCCGAACAGCTCCGCAGCAGCTATCAGAGCAGCCTGAAACTCGCCCATCAACACGCCCTCGCCACCATCGCCTTTCCGGCCTTATCCTGCGGCGCCTACGGCTATCCCATACCCCAGGCCGCGCGCATTGCCCTGGACGCCATCAGGCAGGGGCTCCTGGACGGCCTCGCCGCCCAAGTCCACATGGTCCTGCACGACCACGCCGCCTGCGAGACCTGGCTCGCCACGGCCAGCGACATCCTGTAA
- the hslV gene encoding ATP-dependent protease subunit HslV — MEIRGTTIIAVKDDNGTAMAGDGQVTLGQSVAMKHTARKVRRIYKDKVIIGFAGATADAFTLSERFEGKLETYSGNLLRAAVELAKDWRTDKYLRRLEAMLLAADGEHILIISGTGDVIEPDDGLAAIGSGGPYALAAGRALRRNTDFTAAVIATKAMEIAAEICVFTNDKIVLETQEKSGG, encoded by the coding sequence ATGGAAATCAGAGGCACCACCATAATCGCGGTCAAGGACGACAACGGCACTGCCATGGCCGGGGACGGTCAGGTCACCCTTGGCCAGTCCGTGGCCATGAAACACACTGCCCGCAAGGTGCGCCGCATCTACAAGGACAAGGTCATTATCGGCTTCGCCGGAGCCACCGCCGATGCCTTCACCCTGTCCGAACGCTTTGAAGGCAAGCTCGAAACCTACTCCGGCAACCTCCTGCGCGCCGCCGTGGAACTGGCCAAGGACTGGCGCACGGACAAATACCTGCGCCGACTCGAAGCCATGCTCCTGGCCGCAGACGGCGAGCATATCCTGATCATCTCCGGCACCGGCGATGTCATCGAACCTGACGACGGATTGGCCGCCATAGGCTCGGGCGGCCCCTACGCCCTGGCTGCCGGACGCGCCCTGCGCCGCAATACGGACTTCACCGCCGCGGTAATAGCCACCAAAGCCATGGAAATAGCCGCAGAAATCTGCGTCTTTACCAACGACAAGATAGTCCTGGAAACCCAGGAGAAATCGGGCGGGTGA
- the hslU gene encoding ATP-dependent protease ATPase subunit HslU: MSNLTPREIVSELDRYIIGQDAAKRMVAIAMRNRWRRQQLDPELRDDIAPKNIILMGPTGVGKTEIARRLARLANCPFFKVEATKFTEVGYVGRDVESMIRDLMEIGVNMVRKEETEKVRIKAEKNAEERLLDLLLPRSKPGGGQAGFFMGSQSGEIEEKQETGRDDATREKFRQMFRAGQLDEREVELEVRVQSGAQVEIMAIPGMEGMGSNLQSAFANMFPSKRKQRKMKIREAYLVLVDEEAEKLIDPDAVNELARERVEQQGILFLDELDKIASRHDQAGGADVSREGVQRDLLPVVEGSVVNTKYGMVKTDHILFIAAGAFHFAKPSDLIPELQGRFPLREALDSLHKEEFYRILTEPRNALTVQYKALLGTEGVSVDFTREALEEIAATAEKINEETENIGARRLYTIMEKILANLSYEAPDKSGVTVVIDRDYVLEQLGDVVENRDLSRYIL; encoded by the coding sequence ATGAGCAATCTGACTCCCAGAGAGATCGTTTCGGAACTCGACAGGTATATCATCGGCCAGGATGCGGCCAAGCGGATGGTGGCCATTGCCATGCGCAACCGGTGGCGTCGCCAGCAGCTCGACCCGGAGTTGCGGGACGATATCGCGCCCAAGAACATCATTTTGATGGGGCCGACCGGGGTGGGCAAGACCGAGATCGCGCGGCGGCTGGCGCGGTTGGCCAACTGCCCGTTTTTCAAGGTCGAGGCCACCAAGTTCACTGAGGTGGGCTATGTGGGCCGCGATGTGGAGTCCATGATCCGCGATCTGATGGAGATCGGCGTGAACATGGTGCGCAAGGAGGAGACCGAGAAGGTGCGCATCAAGGCGGAGAAGAACGCCGAAGAGCGTCTGCTTGATCTGTTGCTGCCGCGCAGCAAGCCAGGCGGGGGGCAGGCCGGGTTCTTCATGGGCTCGCAGTCGGGCGAGATCGAGGAGAAGCAGGAGACGGGCAGGGACGACGCCACGCGCGAGAAGTTCCGGCAGATGTTCCGGGCGGGCCAGCTGGACGAGCGCGAGGTGGAGCTTGAGGTCAGGGTCCAGTCCGGGGCGCAGGTGGAGATCATGGCCATTCCGGGCATGGAGGGCATGGGATCGAATTTGCAGAGTGCCTTTGCCAACATGTTCCCGAGCAAGCGCAAGCAGCGCAAGATGAAGATCCGCGAGGCGTATCTGGTGTTGGTGGACGAGGAGGCGGAAAAGCTGATCGACCCGGACGCGGTCAACGAACTGGCGCGCGAGCGGGTGGAGCAGCAGGGGATTTTGTTCCTGGACGAGTTGGACAAGATCGCCTCGCGTCACGATCAGGCGGGCGGGGCCGACGTGTCGCGCGAGGGCGTACAGCGCGATCTGCTGCCCGTGGTCGAGGGCAGCGTGGTCAACACCAAGTATGGCATGGTCAAGACCGATCACATCCTGTTCATTGCCGCCGGGGCGTTCCATTTTGCCAAGCCTTCGGATTTGATCCCGGAGTTGCAGGGGCGCTTCCCGTTGCGCGAGGCGCTTGATTCGCTGCACAAGGAGGAGTTCTACCGCATCCTGACCGAGCCGCGCAACGCGCTGACCGTGCAGTACAAGGCGCTGCTCGGGACCGAGGGGGTGAGTGTGGACTTCACCAGGGAGGCACTGGAGGAGATCGCGGCCACTGCCGAGAAGATCAACGAGGAGACCGAGAACATCGGCGCGCGCAGGCTGTACACGATCATGGAAAAGATCCTGGCGAACCTCTCCTATGAGGCGCCGGACAAGTCGGGCGTGACCGTGGTCATAGACCGCGACTATGTGCTTGAGCAGCTCGGCGACGTGGTGGAAAACCGTGACCTGTCGAGGTACATTCTCTAG
- a CDS encoding arginase family protein — translation METEKGIALIGVPLDENSSYMRGAAAGARAGIEAVWCESANLWTETGHDLSRALQNAGPVDFAGAESPGARMERVARSARAVGESGALPIFVGGDHSITYPLVRGLREAVGEFDILHFDAHPDCYDLFDGNPASHASPFARIMEQGLCGRLVSVGIRTATGHQREQRERLGIEWLEMRHRASWPALSFARPVYVSFDLDVLDPAHAPGVAHHEPGGLTTRQALDIIQAINAPMVGADVVELNPARDRDGVTAMTAAKIIRELAGMMLDGMGLAGVKKAG, via the coding sequence ATGGAGACGGAAAAGGGGATCGCCCTGATCGGCGTGCCGCTGGACGAGAATTCGTCGTACATGCGCGGGGCGGCTGCCGGGGCGCGGGCTGGCATCGAGGCGGTCTGGTGCGAGTCGGCCAATCTGTGGACCGAGACCGGGCATGACCTGTCGCGGGCGCTGCAGAACGCCGGGCCGGTGGATTTCGCGGGCGCGGAGTCGCCGGGAGCGCGCATGGAGCGCGTTGCGCGGTCGGCGCGAGCGGTCGGGGAATCAGGGGCGTTGCCCATATTCGTGGGCGGGGATCATTCCATCACGTATCCGCTGGTGCGGGGATTGCGCGAGGCGGTGGGGGAGTTTGACATCCTCCATTTCGACGCCCATCCCGATTGCTATGACTTGTTTGACGGCAATCCGGCGTCCCACGCCTCGCCCTTTGCCCGGATCATGGAGCAGGGGCTGTGCGGGCGGCTGGTGTCGGTGGGCATCCGCACGGCCACGGGCCACCAGCGCGAGCAGCGGGAGCGGCTTGGCATCGAGTGGCTGGAGATGCGGCACCGGGCGAGTTGGCCCGCACTCTCGTTCGCGAGGCCGGTGTATGTGAGTTTCGACCTGGACGTGCTGGACCCGGCCCATGCGCCGGGCGTGGCCCATCACGAGCCGGGCGGGCTGACCACGCGCCAGGCGCTCGACATCATCCAGGCCATCAATGCGCCCATGGTGGGCGCGGACGTGGTGGAGTTGAACCCGGCGCGCGACCGGGACGGGGTCACGGCCATGACCGCCGCCAAGATCATCAGGGAGCTGGCCGGGATGATGCTTGATGGAATGGGGCTGGCCGGGGTCAAAAAGGCGGGGTGA
- a CDS encoding chloride channel protein — MPLLTRFINYWLAFVRSYRTVTSFRWLVIGVLAGILSGLVAVSFFWLVEAGTYFVQHFLAGIVSPEPAGEGIFHGPVGEFRPWVIPVFTTGTGLFTGWLVSRFIPETIAGGTDGTDATINAFHNQGGIIRARVAIIRGICSVLTIASGGSAGREGPITQMGAGAGSWLAKIFDFSAKERRILLLAGAAGGLGAIFRAPLGGALTAVEVIYREDFEAEAILPAVMSSVVSYSIFTFFFGTDPIFGIPRFTFHDPRELFFYALLALVCAAAGWMYVRTFHVIKYHIFFPLREKIGLIWSMGIGGLAMGLIGILYPHTATDGLITGGVLSGGYGWLELAMLGQIPALGMCYLIVGKTIATSVTIGSGMSGGMFAPALFVGGMSGGLVGKFGHAFFPDIVTQPGAYILVGMAAFFAGVASAPIGPLIMVTELTQGYGLLAPLMLASALCLVLCRNVSLYEHQVDNKFDSPAHVEDATINVLEQMHVADFYNPGEVIILKESTSLKELTEVIANSPQLYFPVTKADGTYVGMVSIHNVRNWMFDEGLHDLVVVRDLMSRPVYVRPDYDLYQALLRFVNTDYGQVPVVSQTDTNDIIGLINRDDVFQAYAEAIAMVKGTAEGNAEQDGQPRPPLPRTRH, encoded by the coding sequence ATGCCGCTGCTGACAAGGTTCATCAATTACTGGCTGGCCTTTGTCCGATCATACCGGACAGTCACCTCGTTCCGCTGGCTGGTCATCGGCGTCCTGGCGGGCATCCTCTCAGGGCTGGTGGCCGTGAGCTTCTTCTGGCTGGTGGAGGCGGGCACGTATTTTGTCCAGCATTTCCTGGCGGGCATCGTCTCGCCCGAGCCGGCTGGCGAAGGCATCTTCCACGGCCCGGTGGGCGAGTTCCGGCCCTGGGTCATCCCGGTCTTCACCACCGGCACCGGGCTCTTCACCGGCTGGCTGGTCAGCCGTTTCATTCCCGAGACCATTGCCGGAGGCACGGACGGCACGGACGCCACCATCAACGCCTTCCACAACCAGGGCGGCATCATCCGGGCGCGCGTGGCCATCATCCGGGGGATCTGCTCGGTGCTGACCATCGCCTCGGGCGGCAGCGCGGGCCGCGAAGGCCCCATCACCCAGATGGGCGCGGGCGCAGGCTCCTGGCTGGCCAAGATATTCGACTTCTCGGCCAAGGAGCGGCGCATCCTGCTGCTGGCGGGCGCCGCGGGCGGGCTGGGCGCCATCTTCCGCGCCCCGCTGGGCGGCGCGCTCACCGCCGTGGAGGTCATCTACCGCGAGGACTTCGAGGCCGAGGCCATCCTGCCCGCGGTCATGAGCTCGGTGGTCTCCTACTCCATCTTCACCTTCTTCTTCGGCACAGACCCCATCTTCGGCATCCCGCGCTTCACCTTCCACGATCCCCGCGAGCTGTTCTTCTACGCCCTGCTCGCTCTGGTCTGCGCGGCAGCGGGCTGGATGTACGTCCGCACCTTCCACGTCATCAAGTACCACATCTTCTTCCCCCTGCGAGAGAAGATCGGCCTGATCTGGTCCATGGGCATCGGCGGGCTGGCCATGGGGCTCATCGGCATACTCTATCCGCACACCGCCACCGACGGCCTGATTACCGGCGGAGTGCTTTCGGGCGGCTACGGCTGGCTGGAGCTGGCCATGCTCGGCCAGATCCCGGCCCTGGGCATGTGCTACCTCATCGTGGGCAAGACCATCGCCACCTCGGTCACCATCGGCTCAGGCATGTCCGGCGGCATGTTCGCGCCCGCCCTTTTCGTGGGCGGCATGTCCGGCGGGCTGGTGGGCAAGTTCGGCCACGCCTTTTTCCCGGACATCGTCACCCAGCCGGGCGCTTATATCCTGGTGGGCATGGCCGCCTTTTTCGCAGGGGTGGCCAGCGCGCCCATCGGCCCGCTGATCATGGTCACCGAGCTGACCCAGGGCTACGGCCTGCTCGCCCCGCTCATGCTCGCCTCGGCCCTGTGCCTCGTGCTCTGCCGCAACGTCTCCCTCTACGAGCACCAGGTGGACAACAAATTCGACTCGCCCGCCCATGTCGAGGACGCCACCATCAACGTGCTCGAACAGATGCACGTGGCTGACTTCTACAACCCCGGCGAGGTCATCATCCTCAAGGAGTCCACCTCCCTCAAGGAACTGACCGAGGTCATCGCCAACTCGCCGCAGCTCTATTTTCCGGTCACCAAAGCGGACGGGACGTACGTGGGCATGGTCTCCATCCACAACGTGCGCAACTGGATGTTCGACGAGGGACTGCACGACCTGGTGGTGGTGCGCGACCTCATGTCGCGGCCCGTCTATGTCCGGCCCGACTACGATCTCTACCAGGCCCTGCTCCGTTTCGTGAATACCGACTATGGACAGGTTCCCGTGGTCTCGCAGACAGACACCAACGACATCATCGGCCTGATCAACCGCGACGACGTGTTCCAGGCCTATGCCGAGGCCATCGCCATGGTCAAGGGCACTGCCGAGGGCAACGCCGAACAGGACGGGCAACCCCGTCCCCCCCTGCCTCGAACCCGCCACTGA
- a CDS encoding bifunctional riboflavin kinase/FAD synthetase, which translates to MIIVKNIEDIRGAIAGSCVTIGNFDGVHKGHQKLIELATSRAKAQGLVSVVVTFDPHPLQVLGKAAAPPFITLTEQKLELISQHGPQVCLLLEFTLEMARLSPEEFVRKYLVDGVHMQEMIIGYDYHLGKGRSGNFETLSELGAACGFAVDRLDPVTIDGAVVSSTRIRDLVQSGRVWAARPLLGRFYQVKGRVVHGMNRGGRLLGFPTANLKLVDELFPMPGVYAIWVEVPGEVRMGVANIGINPTFGNDALSVEAHILDYSGDLYGADIRVHFVQRIRDERKFSGLDELRARITKDVELGRQILSQPEAEIMLTRPAFEPGTTPGQPCRC; encoded by the coding sequence ATGATCATCGTCAAAAACATAGAAGACATCCGGGGTGCCATTGCCGGGTCATGCGTGACCATCGGCAACTTCGACGGCGTGCACAAGGGCCACCAGAAGCTCATCGAGCTGGCCACCTCCAGGGCCAAGGCGCAGGGGCTGGTCAGCGTGGTGGTCACCTTCGACCCCCATCCCCTCCAGGTGCTCGGCAAAGCGGCAGCCCCGCCCTTCATCACACTGACCGAGCAAAAGCTCGAACTCATCTCGCAGCACGGCCCGCAGGTCTGCCTGCTCCTCGAATTCACCCTGGAGATGGCCCGCCTCTCGCCAGAGGAATTCGTCAGGAAATACCTGGTGGACGGGGTGCACATGCAGGAGATGATCATCGGCTACGACTACCATCTGGGCAAGGGCCGCTCCGGCAATTTCGAGACCCTGAGCGAGCTGGGCGCGGCCTGCGGCTTTGCCGTGGACCGCCTCGATCCGGTCACCATCGATGGCGCGGTGGTCAGCTCCACCCGCATCCGCGACCTTGTCCAGTCGGGCAGGGTCTGGGCGGCGCGCCCCCTGCTCGGCAGGTTCTATCAGGTCAAGGGACGGGTGGTTCACGGCATGAACCGGGGCGGCAGGCTGCTCGGCTTTCCCACCGCCAATCTCAAGCTGGTGGACGAGCTGTTCCCCATGCCCGGCGTCTACGCCATCTGGGTCGAGGTGCCCGGCGAGGTGCGCATGGGCGTGGCCAACATCGGCATCAACCCCACCTTCGGCAACGACGCCCTCTCGGTGGAAGCGCACATCCTCGACTATAGCGGCGACCTCTACGGCGCGGACATCCGCGTCCACTTTGTCCAGCGCATCCGCGACGAGAGAAAATTTTCCGGCCTCGACGAACTCCGGGCGCGCATCACCAAGGACGTGGAACTGGGACGGCAGATCCTCTCGCAACCCGAAGCCGAGATCATGCTCACCCGGCCCGCCTTCGAACCCGGCACAACCCCGGGACAGCCATGCCGCTGCTGA
- a CDS encoding M48 family metallopeptidase, with protein MPRRRLSIFPALIAALALVLTPMVQARAGLLPEGKLTIRQENEMGRNFDRIVRAQMPMVGDTYITEYVDKLVQQVVAAKEPMPFRIRSAVIANPALNAFAIPGGFIYIFTGLIQDVTSESQLVGVIAHELAHVSQRHVASRIEKQGKVALLSMAGLLAGVFLGVAGNNSAAKVGQALMVGSQGAAVAAMLNYSQEDEREADQVGLNSMVKAGFNPKGMPDTFEIMLKNRWFDSGSQMPTYLSTHPGLSERITYLNDRIKRMPEAFSERKDDNTMLHKVQMLVRAKMSPATTALAYWNNKNIRDYTPEDYVGRGIVQERLKDRDKARASFEQALQQDGEDPIIAREAGIFYFKTGEHDKSIRYLQKAVIKNPRDALALFYMARLQAEAKEYGQAAANMNKVLTLVPEDSEVYEHLGMILGESGDTFGGNLNLGYAALYSNNLRKARYHYGQASASVQPEAQTDAQKEELKTLLAAIDEREKGPQ; from the coding sequence ATGCCAAGACGCCGTCTGTCCATATTCCCGGCCCTCATCGCGGCCCTCGCCCTGGTCCTGACCCCCATGGTCCAGGCCCGGGCCGGGCTCTTGCCCGAGGGCAAGCTGACCATCCGCCAGGAAAACGAGATGGGCAGGAACTTCGACAGGATCGTCCGCGCACAGATGCCCATGGTCGGCGACACCTACATCACCGAGTACGTGGACAAGCTGGTCCAGCAAGTGGTTGCAGCCAAGGAGCCCATGCCGTTTCGCATCAGGAGTGCGGTCATCGCCAACCCGGCGCTCAACGCCTTCGCCATCCCCGGCGGGTTCATCTACATCTTCACCGGCCTGATCCAGGATGTGACCTCCGAGTCGCAGCTGGTCGGCGTCATCGCCCACGAACTCGCGCACGTCTCGCAACGGCACGTGGCCAGCCGTATTGAGAAACAGGGCAAGGTGGCCCTGCTCTCCATGGCCGGACTGCTGGCCGGAGTATTCCTCGGCGTGGCAGGCAACAACTCGGCGGCCAAGGTGGGCCAGGCGCTGATGGTCGGCTCCCAGGGCGCGGCTGTGGCAGCCATGCTCAACTACTCCCAGGAGGACGAGCGCGAGGCCGATCAGGTGGGCCTCAACTCCATGGTCAAGGCGGGATTCAACCCCAAGGGGATGCCGGACACCTTCGAGATCATGCTCAAGAACCGCTGGTTCGACTCCGGCTCGCAGATGCCCACCTACCTCTCGACCCACCCCGGCCTGTCCGAGCGCATCACCTACCTCAACGACCGCATCAAGCGGATGCCCGAGGCCTTTTCGGAGCGCAAGGACGACAACACCATGCTGCACAAGGTGCAGATGCTCGTGCGCGCCAAGATGTCGCCCGCCACCACAGCCCTGGCCTACTGGAACAACAAGAACATCCGGGACTACACCCCTGAGGATTACGTGGGACGCGGCATCGTGCAGGAGCGGCTCAAGGACCGCGACAAGGCCAGGGCCTCGTTCGAGCAGGCCCTGCAACAGGATGGCGAGGACCCGATCATCGCCAGGGAAGCGGGCATTTTCTATTTCAAGACCGGCGAGCACGACAAGTCGATCCGATACCTGCAAAAGGCGGTCATCAAGAACCCGCGCGACGCCCTGGCCCTGTTCTACATGGCCCGGCTCCAGGCCGAGGCCAAGGAGTATGGCCAGGCCGCAGCCAACATGAACAAGGTGCTCACCCTCGTGCCCGAGGATTCCGAGGTCTACGAGCACCTGGGCATGATCCTGGGCGAATCCGGGGACACCTTTGGCGGCAACCTCAACCTCGGCTACGCCGCGCTCTATTCCAACAACCTGCGCAAGGCGCGCTACCACTACGGACAGGCCTCGGCCAGCGTCCAGCCCGAGGCCCAGACCGACGCCCAGAAAGAAGAGCTCAAGACCCTGCTCGCCGCCATTGACGAGCGCGAAAAAGGGCCGCAGTGA
- the rho gene encoding transcription termination factor Rho, whose protein sequence is MAKKKTGKEPTQGNGSENGNGVDSLNLAELKLKSMQDLTDLAVQLEVENPSSLRKQELIFELLQQCASQNGQIFGDGVLEILPDGFGFLRSPMYSYMPGPDDIYVSPSQIRRFGLRKGDVVSGQIRPPKEGERYFALLRVSEIGFEPPEHSKNLVLFDNLTPLYPESMLTMENGDKNYASRIIDLLAPIGKGQRGILVAPPRTGKTIMLQTIANSINANHPDVDLIVLLIDERPEEVTDMQRTVRAEVVSSTFDEPPTRHVQVAEMVIEKAKRLVERKRDVVILLDSITRLGRAYNAVTPSSGRVLSGGIDANALQRPKRFFGAARNIEEGGSLTIIATALIDTGSRMDEVIFEEFKGTGNMEIYLDRHLAEKRVFPAIDINRSGTRKEELLLEEDVLNRVWILRKLLAPMSSIDSMEFLRDRMKGTKNNQQFLDSMSK, encoded by the coding sequence ATGGCCAAAAAAAAGACTGGCAAAGAACCCACCCAAGGCAATGGCTCCGAGAACGGCAACGGCGTAGACAGCCTGAATCTCGCGGAACTCAAACTCAAGAGCATGCAGGATCTGACCGATCTTGCTGTCCAGCTTGAGGTCGAAAACCCGAGCAGCCTGCGCAAGCAGGAGCTCATCTTCGAGCTGCTCCAGCAATGTGCCTCCCAGAACGGCCAGATCTTCGGCGACGGCGTTCTCGAAATCCTGCCCGACGGATTCGGCTTCCTGCGCTCCCCGATGTACAGCTACATGCCCGGCCCGGACGACATCTACGTCTCCCCCTCGCAGATCCGCCGATTCGGCCTGCGCAAGGGCGATGTGGTCTCCGGCCAGATCAGGCCGCCCAAGGAGGGCGAGCGATACTTCGCCCTGCTCCGGGTCAGCGAGATCGGCTTCGAACCGCCAGAACACTCCAAGAATCTCGTCCTCTTCGACAACCTGACCCCCCTCTACCCGGAATCCATGCTGACCATGGAGAATGGGGACAAGAACTACGCCTCCCGCATCATCGACCTGCTGGCCCCCATCGGCAAGGGGCAGCGCGGCATCCTGGTGGCCCCGCCGCGCACCGGCAAGACCATCATGCTCCAGACCATCGCCAACTCCATCAACGCCAACCATCCCGACGTTGACCTCATCGTCCTGCTCATCGACGAGCGGCCCGAGGAAGTCACGGACATGCAGCGCACTGTCAGGGCCGAGGTGGTCAGCTCCACCTTTGACGAGCCGCCCACGCGCCACGTCCAGGTGGCCGAGATGGTTATCGAAAAGGCCAAGCGGCTGGTGGAGCGCAAGCGCGACGTGGTCATCCTGCTCGACTCCATCACCCGGCTCGGACGCGCCTACAACGCCGTGACCCCGTCGTCGGGCCGCGTCCTGTCGGGCGGCATCGACGCCAACGCCCTGCAACGGCCCAAACGGTTCTTCGGCGCGGCGCGCAACATCGAGGAGGGCGGCAGCCTGACCATCATCGCCACCGCCCTCATCGACACCGGCTCGCGCATGGACGAAGTCATCTTCGAGGAGTTCAAGGGCACCGGCAACATGGAGATATACCTCGACCGCCATCTGGCGGAGAAGCGCGTCTTCCCGGCCATCGACATCAACCGCTCCGGCACCCGCAAGGAAGAGCTGCTTCTGGAAGAGGACGTGCTCAACCGCGTCTGGATCCTGCGCAAGCTCCTGGCCCCCATGAGCTCCATCGACTCCATGGAATTCCTGCGCGACAGGATGAAGGGAACCAAGAACAACCAGCAGTTTCTCGACTCCATGAGCAAGTAG